The proteins below come from a single Natranaerofaba carboxydovora genomic window:
- a CDS encoding DNA-deoxyinosine glycosylase — translation MTESTSFAPIIDDKSKVLILGTMPGGKSLEERQYYANPRNQFWKIIDNLFDETLPTDYEEKIEFLKNNGIALWDVLKACYREGSLDSNIKNEEVNDFTTLFDNYPNIRCVGFNGTKAYNIFKKSIGFDFQQLDFVKLPSTSPAHTIKFEQKLKEWEKIRKYLT, via the coding sequence TTGACTGAATCAACCAGCTTTGCTCCTATTATTGATGATAAAAGCAAGGTATTAATACTCGGTACAATGCCTGGAGGTAAATCATTGGAAGAAAGGCAATACTATGCTAACCCAAGAAATCAGTTTTGGAAAATAATTGATAATCTTTTTGATGAAACGTTACCAACAGATTATGAAGAAAAAATTGAGTTTCTAAAAAATAACGGGATAGCCTTATGGGACGTTTTGAAAGCTTGTTATAGAGAAGGTAGTTTAGATTCTAATATCAAAAATGAAGAAGTAAATGACTTTACTACTTTATTTGATAATTATCCTAATATTAGATGTGTTGGCTTTAACGGTACAAAAGCCTATAATATTTTCAAAAAATCTATAGGTTTTGATTTTCAACAATTAGATTTTGTTAAACTACCTTCCACTAGTCCAGCACATACAATAAAGTTTGAGCAAAAACTAAAGGAATGGGAAAAGATTAGGAAATATTTAACTTGA